CGTTACCCTAAACTGTAACGACGATATCGACCCTACTCTGATACTCTACGAGGTTGAATACACCCACCCTATATATACGCCGCTCTCACCATTGAGTCAGCGCGCACTACGGGGGCTTAACGGCACGCGCCATACTTATTTTTGCGGCGCATATATGCACCACGGTTTTCATGAGGATGCTGTACGCTCCGCGCTTGATGTAACAACCTTAATGGGGCTTTCATTATGAGGTCAAAGATCTCCTGGGGCAGGGTAGATCACTGGCGTGCGGGGCCGAAGGAGCACTCCTTCTCGTATCCGATCTTTACCTTTGAGCTTGATCTAGATGAATTAGATACGCTCTCTATCTCGCCAAGGCTTTTTGGATATGAAAAGAGAGCGCTCTTTAGTATCAGATCGAACGATTACTTAGAGGGTACTGGGGGGCTGCGTGAGAAGGTTGAGCGCATCCTCAAGGCGCATGGACAACCTATTCGCCCAGACCGCATTACATTAATTACCATGCCCCGTTACTTTGGGTATGTTTTTAATCCCGTTAGCTTCTTTGCCTGCTTCGATCAGGCGGGGCGTGTTCTTGGACTTATTACGCAGGTCAGTAACACCTTTGGAGAGAGCCATATCTATCCCCTTGTAAGTGATTCAGCTAGTGAGCCAGCTCTGATGCCAGTTTCGTGGCGATTCCCGAAAGAGTTCTTCGTTTCGCCCTTCTTTGATCGTGAGGGTGAGTACTCAGTTACCCTGCGAGGGGAGGGCGAGAAGCTCTCGGTCCAGGTCGACCTAGAGCGCGATAATACACGGGTGTTTTCAGCCCTATTACAGGGGGATGCGCAGCCCTTAAGCGCACGTTTCGTACTGGCAACTATTCGAAAATACCCGATAACCTCATTTATGACGATGCCCCGCATTCATAGAGAGGCTCTTAATCTGTATTTCAAGGTAGGGGCGACGCCATACCCTAAACCGAGCCCTGCAAATCTATATACTATTCGTTCACGACAGAATATTATCCACCGCGCCCGACTTGGACTACTCGCCTTTTTGCGAGCCTGCCGAGGTGTGGGTAGGGGTAGAGGGTGTTGCAGCGGAATAAAAAACAGCGAGGCTAAGAAATAGCATGCAGAGAGCCGAAGATCTTTCACAGCGAGTTCCTTATTCAGAACAGCCGGCCAATCAGGACCTACCGCAACGGGCCATTGATATCTTTAAGAGGGGCGGGGTGTATGGGCTCGGTGAGGCTTATATACAAGGCGAGTGGACGACTCAAGACCTGACGGAGCTGATGTATCGTTTTGTAACTAACGATCCAAGCATTGCGGCATCTTTTAAGAAGTTAAGCCCGAGATTTATCGGGTATATGTTGCAGGATAGGCTCAAGAACTCCCAGATAGGGCGTGGTGCGTACGAGGTGGCCGAGCGTCACTATGATCTCGGAAACGATCTATTCTCTGCCATGCTCGATACTGTAACGATGAGCTATACATGTGGGTATTGGCACAACGCCGAAAATCTCGATCAGGCGCAGTTTAATAAGGTCGAGCTACTCTGTAAGAAGCTCGAACTCAAGCCTGGTATGCGCGTGCTCGATATCGGATGTGGATGGGGCAACTTTGCGGCGTTTGCGGCCAAGCGCTACGGTGTATCGGTTGTAGGGCTGACCGTATCGAAGGAGCAGGCGCAGTTGGCGCGCGAGCGTTGTCAGGGG
This genomic window from Pseudomonadota bacterium contains:
- a CDS encoding DUF1365 domain-containing protein produces the protein MRSKISWGRVDHWRAGPKEHSFSYPIFTFELDLDELDTLSISPRLFGYEKRALFSIRSNDYLEGTGGLREKVERILKAHGQPIRPDRITLITMPRYFGYVFNPVSFFACFDQAGRVLGLITQVSNTFGESHIYPLVSDSASEPALMPVSWRFPKEFFVSPFFDREGEYSVTLRGEGEKLSVQVDLERDNTRVFSALLQGDAQPLSARFVLATIRKYPITSFMTMPRIHREALNLYFKVGATPYPKPSPANLYTIRSRQNIIHRARLGLLAFLRACRGVGRGRGCCSGIKNSEAKK
- the cfa gene encoding cyclopropane fatty acyl phospholipid synthase translates to MQRAEDLSQRVPYSEQPANQDLPQRAIDIFKRGGVYGLGEAYIQGEWTTQDLTELMYRFVTNDPSIAASFKKLSPRFIGYMLQDRLKNSQIGRGAYEVAERHYDLGNDLFSAMLDTVTMSYTCGYWHNAENLDQAQFNKVELLCKKLELKPGMRVLDIGCGWGNFAAFAAKRYGVSVVGLTVSKEQAQLARERCQGLDVEIVLEDYQRYQGSFDRIVSIEMIEAVGRRNIPTFFSKVESCLKDKGLFALQVISAESFSRRSAAPLDHFLLWLQRRIFPNGYIPNLPQLTSPARRGLVIEDLHNFSADYAKTLHAWDVNFNRAWPTLKDSYGSEFYRMWMYYLNGCEALFRARMVQLYQIVYSKGGVPGGYTPVR